In Candidatus Paceibacterota bacterium, the following are encoded in one genomic region:
- a CDS encoding glycogen synthase, translating into MYIIQIASECAPVAKVGGLGDVVYGLSRELEIRGNSVEIILPKYDCLRYDQIFDLRLSFKDLWVPWYGHAVHCTVYFGFVHGRKIFFLEPHSDQNFFHRGTFYGQRDDDQRFAFFCKAALEFMLKSGKHPDIIHCHDWQTGLVPVLLYEMYKWAGMTHPRVCYTLHNLQHQGVTGEYVLRATGLNRHAYFFHQDRLQDNFNHSALNLMKGGIVYANFVTTVSPHYAWEILNTHQNFGLGHTLQVHRGKVGGILNGVDYEVWNPEIDRHIPRRYGIGSLQDKYENKRALRQRFWLQDVYKPIVCYVGRLDRQKGVPLITHAIHYCLQHGTQFVLLGTSPDGGIGHHFWRLKQQYNDNPDCHIELSFNEELSHLVYAGAEMILVPSLFEPCGLTQMIGLKYGAVPIVRSVGGLADTVFDANYAERPYHERNGYVFNDYDAAGIESALRRALGMWYTYPQYFRELMVNGMRYDFSWNHPGGHYLNIYEHIRDK; encoded by the coding sequence ATGTACATTATTCAGATAGCCAGTGAGTGCGCGCCGGTGGCGAAGGTGGGCGGGCTGGGGGATGTCGTGTACGGGTTGAGCCGGGAGCTGGAAATTCGAGGCAACTCGGTTGAGATCATCCTGCCCAAGTACGACTGCCTGCGGTATGACCAGATCTTCGACTTGCGGCTCTCGTTCAAGGACCTGTGGGTGCCGTGGTATGGCCACGCGGTGCATTGCACCGTGTATTTCGGATTTGTGCACGGGCGCAAGATCTTCTTCCTCGAGCCGCATTCGGACCAGAACTTCTTCCACCGCGGCACGTTCTACGGGCAAAGAGATGACGACCAGCGGTTCGCATTCTTTTGCAAGGCGGCGCTGGAGTTCATGCTCAAGAGCGGCAAGCACCCGGACATCATCCACTGCCACGACTGGCAGACGGGGCTGGTGCCGGTGCTGCTCTACGAGATGTACAAGTGGGCGGGGATGACGCATCCGCGGGTGTGCTATACGCTGCACAACTTGCAGCACCAGGGCGTGACGGGTGAGTATGTGCTGCGGGCCACCGGGCTGAACCGGCACGCCTACTTCTTCCATCAGGACCGGTTGCAGGACAACTTCAACCACAGCGCCCTGAACCTTATGAAAGGGGGAATTGTCTATGCGAACTTCGTGACGACGGTATCACCACATTACGCCTGGGAGATTCTGAACACGCACCAGAACTTCGGGCTGGGCCACACGTTGCAGGTGCATCGGGGCAAGGTGGGGGGCATTTTGAACGGGGTGGATTACGAGGTCTGGAACCCGGAGATAGACCGGCACATCCCGCGGCGTTATGGAATCGGCTCGCTCCAGGACAAGTACGAGAACAAGCGGGCGCTGCGGCAGCGGTTCTGGTTGCAGGATGTGTATAAGCCGATCGTGTGCTACGTCGGCCGACTGGACCGGCAGAAAGGGGTCCCGCTGATCACACACGCCATTCATTACTGCCTGCAGCATGGGACGCAATTTGTGCTGCTGGGGACGAGCCCGGATGGAGGGATCGGGCATCATTTCTGGCGGCTTAAACAGCAGTATAACGACAACCCGGATTGCCATATCGAACTGAGCTTCAACGAAGAGCTGTCCCACCTGGTCTATGCCGGGGCGGAGATGATCCTGGTGCCGAGCCTGTTCGAGCCATGTGGATTGACGCAGATGATCGGGCTAAAGTACGGGGCGGTGCCCATCGTGCGCTCGGTGGGGGGGCTGGCGGACACTGTGTTCGACGCCAATTATGCCGAGCGGCCTTACCACGAGCGCAACGGTTATGTTTTCAACGACTATGATGCGGCCGGGATCGAGTCAGCGCTGCGGCGGGCGCTCGGGATGTGGTATACCTACCCGCAGTATTTCCGGGAACTAATGGTCAACGGCATGCGCTATGATTTCTCCTGGAACCACCCGGGCGGGCATTACCTGAACATCTACGAACACATCCGGGACAAGTGA
- a CDS encoding sigma-70 family RNA polymerase sigma factor — MALTRAVALPEPAVMTPAASACSAPAPAASGDTDARRLSRAVARGDEEAFRQLYDAYGDRLLRLAMVMARGDAALARDVAQSVWLMAARKLKPLETDAHLWNWLALVARQQTAKALRRAGRFTGEVSLAEIPDHPAPAAADTLLEECLEAAVRSLEAEERRLVEWFYYERLTCDQVADRLGTTAKAISSRLERARAKLRSLVQRRLAHEA, encoded by the coding sequence ATGGCCTTGACCCGCGCCGTCGCCTTGCCCGAGCCTGCCGTCATGACGCCCGCCGCGTCCGCCTGCTCCGCGCCCGCCCCCGCCGCCTCGGGCGACACCGATGCGCGCCGCCTGAGCCGGGCGGTGGCGCGCGGTGACGAGGAGGCTTTCCGGCAGCTCTATGATGCTTACGGTGACCGGCTCCTGCGCCTGGCCATGGTCATGGCGCGGGGCGATGCCGCGCTCGCGCGCGACGTCGCCCAATCGGTCTGGCTCATGGCCGCCCGCAAGCTGAAACCGCTGGAGACCGATGCCCATCTTTGGAACTGGCTGGCGCTTGTGGCCCGGCAGCAAACCGCCAAGGCTCTCCGCCGAGCTGGCAGATTCACCGGTGAGGTGAGCCTGGCCGAGATTCCCGATCACCCGGCCCCTGCCGCCGCGGACACGCTCCTGGAGGAATGCCTCGAAGCGGCGGTGCGGAGCCTGGAGGCCGAGGAGCGGCGCCTGGTGGAATGGTTCTACTACGAGCGCCTGACCTGCGACCAGGTCGCCGACCGGTTGGGCACCACGGCCAAGGCCATTTCCAGCCGCTTGGAGCGCGCCCGCGCCAAACTGCGGTCGCTCGTCCAAAGGAGACTTGCGCATGAAGCCTGA
- a CDS encoding DUF4434 domain-containing protein → MAATWAGVAEGTPRRVGRPARIKPIKGSWISIWWDDRRHFYWNEACLSYSARQWELAVKEVADIGMEYLVLLAIAKDSKAFYNTPLLPKLKLACEDPIGALLKAADKCGVKFFISSDWYGPWDYQCLRDPARVRARFQMMGEVARQYGHHRSFYGWYWPNEAALGPYFTDEFIAYVNECGAEGRKLMPKAKTLIAPYGTNRAVCDDQFVRQLERLEVDIIAYQDEVGCLRMTAAQSAGAFEKLRRAHDRVPQRTLWADVETFAWEGPPNQQSSPLIPAPFPRLKEQLAAVSPFVDKILIYQYQGLMNKPGSKAFAGHPDSTRLYADYVRWQEANSPRVLHSPKARD, encoded by the coding sequence ATGGCAGCGACCTGGGCGGGCGTGGCCGAGGGAACGCCGCGGCGAGTGGGCAGACCGGCTCGAATAAAGCCGATCAAAGGGAGTTGGATTAGCATTTGGTGGGATGACCGGCGGCACTTCTACTGGAACGAAGCGTGCCTGAGCTACAGCGCCAGGCAATGGGAGCTGGCGGTGAAGGAAGTCGCGGACATCGGGATGGAGTATCTGGTGCTGCTCGCCATCGCGAAGGACAGCAAGGCGTTCTACAACACGCCGCTGCTGCCGAAGCTCAAGCTGGCGTGTGAAGACCCCATCGGGGCGCTGCTCAAGGCGGCGGACAAATGCGGGGTCAAGTTCTTCATCAGCAGCGATTGGTATGGGCCGTGGGATTATCAGTGCCTGCGCGACCCGGCGCGGGTGCGGGCGCGGTTCCAGATGATGGGTGAGGTGGCCCGGCAATACGGCCACCACCGGAGTTTCTACGGCTGGTATTGGCCAAACGAGGCGGCGCTGGGGCCGTATTTCACGGACGAGTTCATCGCCTATGTCAATGAGTGCGGCGCTGAGGGGCGCAAGCTGATGCCCAAGGCGAAAACGCTCATCGCCCCCTACGGGACAAACCGCGCGGTGTGCGATGACCAGTTCGTGCGCCAACTCGAACGACTGGAGGTGGACATCATTGCCTACCAGGACGAAGTCGGGTGCTTGCGGATGACCGCGGCGCAGAGCGCGGGGGCCTTCGAGAAGTTGCGGCGGGCGCACGACCGGGTACCGCAGCGGACGCTCTGGGCGGATGTGGAGACGTTCGCTTGGGAAGGCCCGCCCAACCAGCAGAGCAGCCCGCTGATTCCCGCGCCGTTCCCACGCTTGAAGGAGCAACTGGCGGCGGTGTCACCGTTCGTGGATAAGATCCTGATCTACCAGTACCAGGGGCTAATGAACAAGCCCGGCAGCAAGGCCTTCGCAGGCCATCCCGACTCGACCCGGCTCTATGCCGACTATGTCAGGTGGCAG
- a CDS encoding glycoside hydrolase family 57: MHQPLGNLVALHNSGESWEARQILWCYDRTTRMLEGYEDVARLHVSFSGTLLKQLEDNGVRQTFGDVVNVEDFLSRFQRSNIEFLGSGLYHPVYPLAPPADWDAQTEWWQGLGRHLLGREKFAGFWPPEMGFCMEMIPLLARHGYKYVLVDSIYIKPQREMRWEELRYRPYRARYGGAEIIVVPRDRELSNAQLSGTDPGWFQHEVYERTKHCNFPALVTTWTDGENGGWFRTTKVESGFWGFFYRPILDRFRAGTLGFTPIHISQYLERHPPTEEVEVHPGAWNTEHHWGGDFTQWTGSLLQKKGWDEVRRASEYYWQVKRGFDQRQAGLAKPEEVRHLIVRAFDHLLTAETSCNFYWGSRWVHRSFDELEQAYYLLDTAMNALRKP, from the coding sequence ATGCACCAGCCACTGGGGAATCTGGTGGCGCTGCATAATTCGGGCGAGAGCTGGGAGGCGAGGCAAATCCTCTGGTGCTACGACCGGACCACGCGGATGTTGGAGGGTTATGAGGACGTGGCGCGTCTGCACGTGAGTTTCTCCGGCACCCTGCTCAAGCAACTCGAGGACAACGGGGTGCGGCAGACATTCGGGGACGTGGTGAACGTGGAGGACTTCCTGAGCCGGTTTCAGCGGTCGAACATCGAGTTCCTGGGCAGCGGGTTGTATCACCCGGTGTATCCGCTGGCACCGCCGGCGGACTGGGACGCGCAGACGGAATGGTGGCAGGGGCTGGGTCGGCATTTGCTGGGTCGGGAGAAGTTCGCGGGGTTCTGGCCGCCGGAGATGGGCTTTTGCATGGAGATGATCCCGCTGCTGGCGCGGCACGGCTACAAGTATGTGCTTGTGGATTCGATCTACATCAAGCCGCAGCGGGAGATGCGATGGGAAGAGCTGCGGTATCGGCCTTACCGGGCGCGCTACGGAGGGGCGGAGATCATTGTGGTGCCGCGAGACCGGGAGCTGTCGAACGCGCAGCTTTCGGGCACGGACCCGGGCTGGTTCCAGCATGAGGTGTACGAGCGGACCAAGCACTGCAATTTCCCGGCGCTGGTGACAACCTGGACTGATGGCGAGAACGGGGGATGGTTCCGCACGACCAAGGTCGAGAGCGGGTTCTGGGGCTTCTTCTACCGGCCGATCCTCGACCGGTTTCGGGCGGGCACGCTGGGGTTCACGCCCATCCACATCAGCCAATATTTGGAGCGGCATCCCCCGACGGAGGAAGTGGAGGTGCATCCCGGAGCGTGGAACACGGAGCACCACTGGGGGGGCGACTTCACGCAATGGACAGGTTCGCTCCTGCAGAAGAAGGGCTGGGACGAGGTGCGGCGGGCCAGCGAGTATTACTGGCAGGTGAAGCGGGGTTTCGACCAGCGGCAGGCCGGGCTGGCCAAACCGGAGGAGGTGCGACATTTAATTGTGCGGGCGTTTGATCACTTGCTGACGGCGGAGACGAGCTGCAATTTCTATTGGGGCAGCCGCTGGGTACATCGGTCATTTGACGAGTTGGAGCAGGCGTATTACCTGTTGGACACGGCAATGAACGCGCTGCGCAAGCCGTGA